The window ATGTGCGAACGGGCAACCGCTTTCGATATCAACGACGCCGGCGTCGTGTCCGGACACTCGGCCTGGTCGCGCCCCGATGACCTTGGCTTCATGCGCTATCACAGCCGGCCGGTCCTCTGGGTGAACGGCCTGATCGAGGTGGCCGGTACGCTGCCCGGCTATCCGCCCGATTCAGTTTGGTACCGCGATCTGCCGGTACGCATCAACAACAGCAATCAAATCTGCGGCACGGCGCAACTGCGGGTATCGCCGTATACCGGGCAGTATCGCGCGTTCTTTGGAGAGAACGGCGCCCTGCTCGAAATCCCTCTTTTTGCTGGGGGGTACACGTCTGTTGCTTACGACATCAGCGACTCCGGGCATGTGGTTGGGTACGAGGACTACAACGAGGGAACCACTCACATGAAGCACGCCTGGCGGTATTATGACGGCTCCAAGATCGACATCCACGGGACAGTTTTCGCCAACACCGCCTGGAGCGAAGCGTACGGTGTGAACGGCCACGGTGAAGTTGTGGGCGCGTGGGTAACAGGTGGCTCGTCGCAGGTCACGGCCCTCTATTACGACGGCGATACCACCTACAATCTGAATACCCTCGTCACCAATTTTCCCGGCGCAGTCGGTGGCCCCACGCTCAACGGAAATATCGTGGCGGCACTCAGTATCAGCGACAACGGCTCGATTGTCGCCGCCTATAGAAACGGTTTCTTTCTCTATCCCTGCCTGTTGATGCCGGACATCACCGGCGTGGTGGTGAACTCGGAGGGCGACGCGCCGGACTCGAATCCGAACGACGGCAAGTGCTGGAGCGGCGGCTACAATGTGATCGGCGAGGAGGAATGCACGCTGCGAGCGGCTCTTCAGCACGCGAACCAGGCGGCCAACCGAGACACTATCATCTTTCGTATCCCGGTGCCGGGGGTACCGTCGATCGGTGTGCAGTCGGAACTGCCGGAAATAACTACGCCGGTGACACTCGACGCCACCACGCAGCCGACCCTGCATCGGGTACGGCTCGATGGCGGCGGGTTGTCGGCCAAAGCCCTGACGGTGTCTGCCGACGACTGCGAAATCCGGGGGCTGGCGATCAACAATTTTGACGGCTACGGCATAAGTCTCTTGAATGCCGACAGCGCCGTTGTTCTGCAGAACACGATCGGTCCGGATGTATCAGGCCACCCGGGTGCGGGCAACTACGGCGGTATTGTCATCGAGAACAGCTCGCAGAACAGGATTGGCGACGCCGATCCCGATCTCTCCAACGTGATCGCCTACAACCTGCGCGAAGGGGTGCTGGTTGTCTCGGGCGAGGGGAACACGATCAGGCGGAATATCATGTACGGCAATGGGGGGCTCGGAATCGACCTGCTTCCGCCGGGTGTGACCCCCAACGATTCGCTCGATCCTGACATTGGACCGAACAAGCTCGTGAATTTTCCGATCCTGGACTCGGTCCTCAATAAGGCTGGCCTGACGTACTTCTATGGTCACATAGTTGCGGAGCCGACCACCGGCTACGTGATCGAGTTCTATATCAATGACAGCTGTGATCAGTCGGGATACGGCGAGGGGGAGCTCTCGCTCTGGACCACCCAGGTGACCACCAATGCGGATGGAGTGGCGGAATTCGAGTCGGCCACATCCCTGGTCTCGCTCATCGGCAAGTTCTTTACGGCCACCGCGACCGACTGGGACGACAACACGTCGGAGTTCTCCCCCTGTTGGCCGGCCAAGCGGCTGATCGTGATCGACGCTTTCGATGCCCCAATTGCCAACACCTGGTTCAGTGTCTATAAAGTGGCGAACGACCGGCCCAGCTTCACGGAAGTGCTTCTCGACTCCGTCATGTCTGACGCCGGCGGCATTATCGATCTAAGCGAGCTCCTCGCCGAGGGTGGTATCGCGACAGGGGATTCGATCAAAGTGTCGAAGAAACTGGCGAGCCTCCCCAAAGCGCGTAATACGCTCGGGGCACTTACCAATGCGTTCACGGTGTACCTGGATAACGCAGTTTTCGACCAGGCCACGTACGCCATGTCTTACGATGAACTGACCGATGAGCCGCTGCAGATCGTCAAGCTGAATCACTCTACGATTGCGGTGAACCTGATCGTGGGCATTCAGTGGGAGGCCGACGAGGCCTATATCAGTAATCTGTCCGCCGCTTTTCGGAACGCGTCGAATTACCTCTACGACGTGACCGACGGCCAGCTCCGGCTTGACACGGTCTGGATATACAACAACTCGCTTCTGTGGCGTCTGGCCGACGTCCGGATTTACGCGACCAATGCGCTGGAGCCGGAGGCTACAGCGGACGGCATCTACAGAACTGACGCCAACGCGCGGGTGCTGTTCTGCCGTCGCTGGTTCGGGAGCGTGGATCTGAGCGTCGATTCGACTGTGATCGAATGGCCGATGCGGCCCGACGGCGAAACGAACTTCCGAACTATCGCCCATGAATTGGGACATTATGTGCTCGGATTCCTGGATGAGTACCGCGTATCCACCCGTCGCTGTGCGCCGATGAGCTGGTACGGTTTCATGGATTCCCAGTATTCCCACCACGGCGCAGCGAGCAGCGAAATGTCCTGGTCGCTGCAGTACATTGATGTGGCTTGCCGCAATAACGAGCAATGGCGCGCTTACGGCCGCTCCTGCTGGGATCACTTTGAGTTCGTTTGGCAGAAGGAATACGGCGGAGTCCATTCGCCGATTATTAAGCCCGCCGAACAGCCGGGCCTGGCCGCCCGCTCGTTCTTCTTCGGCCCCAACGACAATGCGACCAGCCTCGATTACGATGTCGGGCGGCTGATCGAGTTCAATGTCGTTTCCACGCCGCGCGTGGGCCGTGATAGGCTCGTCACCGTGCGCGATCCGCGCAGCGGACAGCCGGTCCCTCGGGCCGCGGTCCATCACATGAAAATGCCGTCGCAAACAATGATTGCGCAGGGTGGGACGTCGAGTAACGGCGGGATCTATGTACTAGGTGTGCGCACAGGCGACAGCATACTGGCCTCATCGGCACTTCGTATCGAAGTACCCGGTGCGCCGGCCGTGGCGACAGTTCAGTCGCAGGTCGAGTGGTTGAGCGGCGGAATCAGGTTAGGCGATTCCATGGGTGACAGCATCGTTGTGAACCTCACTGCGGTTCAGGGAAACCTGCCCATGCTTTTCACGCTGATGCCGAGAGGGGACTCCATCGATCTGCGGCTTGACTATATATTCGATTTCCCTGGGTTACCGTCGTACTTTCTTGCGTTGGACAGCGCTACTGTCTGGTCCGGTCAAATGAATGGAGATGGGTTTTTTCATTATCTCGCGACTTTGCCGAACGATACGAATATATCTGAAGGGGAGCTCCTCATTAGCGCTCGGGACCTCGCCTCCCAGACGTTTTTTGTGCCTGTTCAGTTCCGTATCGAGCGACAACCGGGAGGTGAGGGCGCTCGCACGATGTTCAGCCTGGACATGACAACCCGCCTCGAACTTGACTCAGCAGTCAGCGACCGCACAGTCATTCTCACATCATGCGCGTATCCGCCGTCGCAGAACGGCGTGGTGAGCGGTGCACTGCAGGTGAGCGGCGTCCAGGCGGTGGCTGTTTCAGGTGATTCCACTTTCAGTGAGCCACTTGGTTTCTCGATCACGTACAATCCGGCCGGTGTCGAAAGTGCGCCGCCGCCTCAGAACGAAGAGCATCGGATTCGCGTTTATCAGTGGAACATAAGCCAAGGCAGGTGGGAGTTGGTCGGCGGCTGGGTAGATACCTCTGCCAATGTTGTTTACACGAGCATATCCAAGGGCAGTCACTCTTACTATGCGGCGTTTACAAGCGATCAGTTGACATCGATCGATGAGGGCCCGGGCGGCGTGCTGTTGCCCGACCACATCGGTCTGGCGCAGAACTATCCGAAT is drawn from Candidatus Zixiibacteriota bacterium and contains these coding sequences:
- a CDS encoding FlgD immunoglobulin-like domain containing protein; translation: MQVKSAGIMMMALCALAATAAAQPGFKVYRIKDTTAVFSTWYSPLAFPRINDQYQVVLEAYSLAPRTGVWSAGRLTQPALPPPPDTFKVWRDIIPFGINDRGHIAGYIFSNYHVHGFSWDDAVSELLPFDSAHWIAFNGLLMCERATAFDINDAGVVSGHSAWSRPDDLGFMRYHSRPVLWVNGLIEVAGTLPGYPPDSVWYRDLPVRINNSNQICGTAQLRVSPYTGQYRAFFGENGALLEIPLFAGGYTSVAYDISDSGHVVGYEDYNEGTTHMKHAWRYYDGSKIDIHGTVFANTAWSEAYGVNGHGEVVGAWVTGGSSQVTALYYDGDTTYNLNTLVTNFPGAVGGPTLNGNIVAALSISDNGSIVAAYRNGFFLYPCLLMPDITGVVVNSEGDAPDSNPNDGKCWSGGYNVIGEEECTLRAALQHANQAANRDTIIFRIPVPGVPSIGVQSELPEITTPVTLDATTQPTLHRVRLDGGGLSAKALTVSADDCEIRGLAINNFDGYGISLLNADSAVVLQNTIGPDVSGHPGAGNYGGIVIENSSQNRIGDADPDLSNVIAYNLREGVLVVSGEGNTIRRNIMYGNGGLGIDLLPPGVTPNDSLDPDIGPNKLVNFPILDSVLNKAGLTYFYGHIVAEPTTGYVIEFYINDSCDQSGYGEGELSLWTTQVTTNADGVAEFESATSLVSLIGKFFTATATDWDDNTSEFSPCWPAKRLIVIDAFDAPIANTWFSVYKVANDRPSFTEVLLDSVMSDAGGIIDLSELLAEGGIATGDSIKVSKKLASLPKARNTLGALTNAFTVYLDNAVFDQATYAMSYDELTDEPLQIVKLNHSTIAVNLIVGIQWEADEAYISNLSAAFRNASNYLYDVTDGQLRLDTVWIYNNSLLWRLADVRIYATNALEPEATADGIYRTDANARVLFCRRWFGSVDLSVDSTVIEWPMRPDGETNFRTIAHELGHYVLGFLDEYRVSTRRCAPMSWYGFMDSQYSHHGAASSEMSWSLQYIDVACRNNEQWRAYGRSCWDHFEFVWQKEYGGVHSPIIKPAEQPGLAARSFFFGPNDNATSLDYDVGRLIEFNVVSTPRVGRDRLVTVRDPRSGQPVPRAAVHHMKMPSQTMIAQGGTSSNGGIYVLGVRTGDSILASSALRIEVPGAPAVATVQSQVEWLSGGIRLGDSMGDSIVVNLTAVQGNLPMLFTLMPRGDSIDLRLDYIFDFPGLPSYFLALDSATVWSGQMNGDGFFHYLATLPNDTNISEGELLISARDLASQTFFVPVQFRIERQPGGEGARTMFSLDMTTRLELDSAVSDRTVILTSCAYPPSQNGVVSGALQVSGVQAVAVSGDSTFSEPLGFSITYNPAGVESAPPPQNEEHRIRVYQWNISQGRWELVGGWVDTSANVVYTSISKGSHSYYAAFTSDQLTSIDEGPGGVLLPDHIGLAQNYPNPFNNGTVIEFSLARAERVRLDVLNLLGQIVRVLVDEPRAAGVHRVEWDGLNQSGDRVATGIYLYRLRAGEHLETKKMMLLK